CCGATGATAAACCTCGCCATAGTAGGTTATATTAGGGAACCGGACGGGTTTGTGGTCGATTATTGTTCCCTGGATACTCCTGGAAATAACCCGGTAATCAGTGCGGATTCCCTGTTTGATTAATTGCTGTGAAATCAGTTTTTCGGCGACAGCCGATCGAAGGATATTTCCCCGACAGACGCAAACGATCAGCTTCTTGTGGGACATAAAGATATTTTAATACAAAGCATTAATTATTTCGAATATTTCGATATGATAGACTTTCTGAGTTTATGTATAGCCCATTTGAAGAACTCTGTGAAATCGCAGATACAAACTTGAACGACTTAATTGGAGTAAAAAAGAACGCTGTCCGTATGGAGAAAATGGTGTTGGCGCTTTCAAGCGAGGATGACTGTTTGATAGTTGAGCGTTTAAAAAAAATAGGCAAGCTAATTAAATTACAAATACTATATGAAACATATAAGACCGAATTGGAAACAGATTCGGCAATGGAGTTTCTTGAAGGCGAGAAGACACTGGAAGCATTGATGTCTAAACGCTCAAAAACACTTATTACCAACGAAATATCTATTGGAAAAATCAGGGCAAACGACAAGATATTGTTTATCGGCTCAGGGCCGCTACCGATGAGCGCCATTTTGTACAACAAATATGCTGCATGTCCGGTAGATTGCTATGAAAAAGATAAGAATAAGGCCAACCTTTCTAAAAAGGTTCTATCAAAACTTGGGCTATTGGGGAAAATTAATGTTTATTGCAAAAGTGGAGAAAAGTTAAAAACCGACAAATACAATGTAATCGTTGTTGCCTTGCTAGCAAAACCCAAGAATAAAATTTTCCGGGCGATATATGCGTCAATGAAACCCGGCACCAGAGTAATATGCAGGACTTCAGACGCAGCCAATAAAATTCTTTACGAGGAGACTGATGAGAAGTTGTTTAAGAAATATGGCTTTTCCAAAAAAAATAAAGCCGATAAAAACCAGACGGTTTCATCGGTATTTTATTTAGGAAACTAAAACGACGACCTATTGACAGAAGTTATCTCAACTGCT
The sequence above is a segment of the Candidatus Shapirobacteria bacterium genome. Coding sequences within it:
- a CDS encoding nicotianamine synthase family protein, giving the protein MYSPFEELCEIADTNLNDLIGVKKNAVRMEKMVLALSSEDDCLIVERLKKIGKLIKLQILYETYKTELETDSAMEFLEGEKTLEALMSKRSKTLITNEISIGKIRANDKILFIGSGPLPMSAILYNKYAACPVDCYEKDKNKANLSKKVLSKLGLLGKINVYCKSGEKLKTDKYNVIVVALLAKPKNKIFRAIYASMKPGTRVICRTSDAANKILYEETDEKLFKKYGFSKKNKADKNQTVSSVFYLGN